cgaTGAGGGATTGACAACCCAACTATTGTAACAATTTGTTGCGTTCCTagcacaattttaaaaattaggctaaacaataacaaataaacaaaatattaaataaataaacctattcaaaaataaaaattcataaccATTCAAATTTGTGACTTGTTCtacacattcaataaaaattatctcttatttcattttttctaaagaaaaacaGCACCAAAAGAGATATTGTGAACGCGAGCTATCCTTGATAGCACCAGCAACTCTACTCTCCTTAATGACTCAGCTTATGGTTGCAGTAggtatcatctctctctctctctctccacttttctATTGTCTATCATCATTTTAGACTCTTTCTCACTATATTATTCTCATCTCAGCATTCTTAACTCTCACTTTATCTCTCATTagtctccttttgttttttttttttttttgttagaagaagaaaattataaaatttcatgtatttctatagtttttttttaatgtcaatatAATCtagttctctttttattaaatttgtataatttaagcTTCTTAATGATTGCTTtagaaaatttttctaaaactgTCATTATTGTGATCAATTATTTACTAAACAATTCTTCTAGTTGACGTAGATGGATGATCTACTAACCCATCACAATGAAATTTTGACTTTAGAATTGTCCACTTAGCATCCATATATAGATGCATGCATATTCTCGCAATTTGACATATTCAAAATTGAATGGCCAATGATCAACACATTCGAAATTGTATAGCCGTGATCGTAATTCCTTTTATTTACAACTTGAAATAATATTGTCAAGTATTCCTCCATCATTTTACATAATTGTAAATCCCAATAATTATACtcataatgaaatttattattgatgTGAAATAAGGAAGTATTACGTGGTTATACTCCAAAAATATCTAACAATTTTTGTACAATATATGTTTATTAATACAGTCCATTCCACATAATTCCTAGTCTAACGACTGGCATCTGCACTactgcatttttttaattaaatcataGTTATTTACAACTCTAAAAGCAAATTCCATCTGTAGAATGGCCTTGCTAGGAATTAGCTATATTTACATGAATTACTTGATAGTAATAAAGTTATTAGAGAACCACTCGATCTGATCTTTTAACATGTGTGAGAAAGAGAAACGAGATCTTTCAGGCGAGCTTGGTCTTATTGTGTCATTCTTGACTTGAAGGGCTATTGGACCCACCTCTTTCTTCATCGACTCTATGAACTCCATGTCTACCTTATTCCCTGACATGTCCCTCACATAGAAAGCATTTATGGACTTCTCTCCCTGCGTTTCTACATCTGCTCGGACAACGGTTAGACCATTCTCTCGAAGAACCCGAGTTATATCAGAGAGCAAGCCTACCCTATTGTCTGCACACAATTCTAACCGAACTCCCTGTGCAAATTAACCAAAAAGCTAATTATGATTATGGCAACAAGGATAGAATTTGAGTACTGGTTTAATTTAATGGTTTCAGGCAGTGCTTACCTCACAAACCCGGCGCTCTATGGCGGCCTCTAAGCATTTTATTACTCGTTCTTTCTCGCACTCTGTACTCATGGCACACCCATCTAAGTGTCGGATAAAATACTCCTGCAATCAACAGTATCAGTCTCCATAAACATTGTAGTGCTAATTTAGCCAAAACATGAATTttatctaaattattttttagtaacaTTGCAAGCTAACTCGCAACAAAGAGTCAAAAGACTAATATTCAATAAACATGATATCAATGGTAGGTACGGTGAAAATGATATTGCATTAATTATAATCTATCATCTCAATAACTTGTGAGAAAGTTACGAAATAATTAATTGTGTTTGTAGCATCGTGCAACTAGCAATTGGCTACTTCACATGTAATGTATAATCTTGAATCCAAAATCTAGTATTCCTGGAACCTTTTGCAGTAATAAACATGATAGCTTTTACATGTATGCAATTAGCTTAGCTTAGGTATAATTATAAATACCTGGAAGGCATAACCTCCATCTGAATTTATAGAAGCATGGAAAATCACGTACTGCATGTCGGTAAGCGTGCATACTGTATCAAACATGAGTCTTGGTCGATCCTTGCACTCTATGTTCACAATGGAGTAACCCTTTTCATCACAACTCTCAATCTTCACCGTTGTCTTCATCCCGGCCTCCTCATCACTTTCCGAATCTGTTGGCGTCGTTGGCAAGCTCACCGTCCTAGATGGCGGCCCCTCAAAGTCCCTAACCGAGAGCATGAGCTGATGCAAGCGGCGTTCAACATTTGTCACGGTGCCTTCTCCACCAAGAAAATCTGCAGTCTTAGCTTCTTGTTGGTTGGGCTGGTTCGTAGTAGGGGTTGGGGTTATTGTGGCTCGAAGGACTGTAGTGAGGTGATCTTCAATGCTTGCAAGGCGATTGGGATCTTCAATTGGGGTGTGAGTGGATTGATCTGAAATGTAGGCAACACAAGCCAAGCGACCATTATGACTCCATGCATGAGCTTCCACAATGTTGCAATGGAGGTCTGCTAAGGCAGCTGATAGCTCGGAAAATAAACCGGGCCTATCTGTTCCGCTCATTTCGATGACTGTGTGCTCATTATTGTTACTGGGTTCATGACTGAATACCATATTTGCATAGGTCTTTGCCTTGGCCGAATTATGGGTTTCCCTTGTTGTACCTATGGCCTGCAAAGTTTCCTACATATGTTAGTGCTTTCATGAGTACAAAAACTCCTATCCGAGAAAGTGAATATCATCAACTGCGTGGTAACATTTACCTGTGGTTTTGTATGCTAACAGTTCTTGGAGTGGGGGTATATATGCATTGGGTTGTATTTATTACAAAATGCTTGCAATTTGTTACACAGTTTTACACATATCTTATTTTTTGaactgaaattaaaattttgaactttaaaaTCTTGACTGGATCAATTCAAAAATAGGGTGTATGTAACAGTTTGTATGTAACAAATATTACCTATATGTATTTTAGAATTGGGCGGTAGTTGTTACACActgtttttttgtaattgaaaatatgaTCGAGCCTATTTTAAGCTTTAATTTCCTAGAACCTCCTAAAATTATGTGTAGtcctcttaaaaaaataaaaaattgtttttaaaatctGTTGTGACCAATTCAAAACTACATGATAACCACGAGTTCTCACTGTTTCCataattttcagtttcatttctatcccaaaaaaaaaaaaaaaaatgtaaatgatAATGACAATATCACAAGAAGGAACTAATTAAATTACCTGCTTGATATAGTTAATGAGTTTCTGGTCTGTGAGTTTGTTGCCATGCTCGTCTTTAACATGAAAAACTGCAAATTTACATACATTAATTCGATCAGCAAGAAGTTGAATCACAAATCGTTGTGATGGGTTTTATTGGGAACCATTAAAAgtctataaaattaattataagaaCATAATCAGAACTAATAAAAATGGTCATATATACCATCCATGAACCACCCTGCATCAGAAGAAATGTAGCTCTTTGAGATTGTAAGATTGAGGTCTGTCAACACCTGCACCACTTCTAGGAGGAGGCCCTGCTTGTTCACGCTATTAACCTACACCACATCACACAAGCGACCTTGTTAATTAGCTTCGTGCATCGTAGAGAGAGAGacccctctttttcttttaaactcaCGTACCTTTACTACTGTGCAATCATCCATGCTTTCATTGTCAATGCAAACTCTGCAACTGCAAGGCAAAACATGATAATTGGGTAAATCAATGGCTGGGAATTTCTATCTAGTGATCATTAGGATCTGCAATGGTGGATTTAGGAATTAGGATTAAGGGTTTAAATTGTTACTTACGTGGGGCCATTTATCCTCTCCAGGAGCTTATCAAAGTCAGGATCAAAGTAAGGAAAATAAACTTTATTCATActgcacagagagagagagagagagagagagagagagagagaggttgtcAAAAATCAAAAACGTTCTAACCAAAATTAACAGTGTAACTATTCATCAAAAGCTTTAGGACTTGAGGACTATAATTTGAATTCTATTATAGCTCATCACAAAATTAGGAAAACCAACTCATCACATATTAAAAGAGAGTGGTAAAAATTAGAAAACGTTAAGTGGCAATATGTTTATTTGAACGCTGAACCTAAAATGTAGGAGCATGATTAGACTAGCCTACCTTGCGTTATACCAAGAATTCTCTGTTCCACctttctaaatttatttttcttcaccaTGCAACAATAAGATGTATGTTGTGCGCAAAAAGATGGTAATTACGTGTCAGTTTTCACCATGCAACAATATTGTGTGCTTTCTTAAACTTGGAATATGTCAAATACACCTGCAATGTACATACACACATATTGATATGAAGGCCttgataaaattatatgtaCATGgtaatataaagaagaaaaacctAGAGATGTAAATCAAGAGTGGCTTACtctgaaaaagaagaagtagggCAAGCCAAGCTTATTTTTAGAACCAACCCAGCAATgcccaaaagagagagagaagaatcaaGGTGATCTCAGTTCTCTCtcttgaaaaagataaaataggTTAATTACCCTCTGAGGACAGCTTTTCTCTCCAGATAAATATATGTACCAGTTGGGGTTCAGCTTGAATATTAGAGAGGAGCATGAATGGCTTAAATAGAATAGGAGAAATTGTATGGAAGAGATTGAAATGAGAAAAACCAGACAAGGATGTGTGAGAGAGACACGTACAAACTAAAAGTCAAATTGAGATATATCAGGCCACGTCTTGTAGTGAAATCTTAGTCATACAACCTCTCCTTCCCACAATTGTCCCTATGTTCTTGGTCTCCCTTGATGGTTGGAAATTCATATTCCATGCAAAATAAGTGATGactaagctctctctctctctctctccagctTCATAGTAATGCCATGTGTAGCAGACATGTCTGAAAATTACGACGAAACAGTGCTACAAATATAACAATTTTCACAAACAAATTTCACACATGTTAAGTTAAccagttattattaatttttacgtGGACTCATCAACACTGACACTACTATATTATTCACCGCTAATAATTTGCCTTCTCAcattgttgtaaaatttattattaattttggcGTGGCTGTGGACTAATTGATAATGATTGCAGACGGGGATTTTAGTTCTCTTACGTCACCGACCTGCCGCTTTCCATTAGAAAAATCGAGAAGTGCTATTCCTCCTAATTACCATTTTGTGGGCTAAGTTCATGCTATCCCTTGTATATATGCATATCCCTATGCAAAAATGTGTGGTGATTGTATTAATTTTGCCTAATTTTAAAACACTTAGTCAATGTTTTCtcccaataattaattttggacAAGCAAATCTCAATCGGCATTTAGATAAAAATTTGGCTGATGATActtatccatatatatataaaaatttggctgatgatatatataaatttcaaagacCTGTATAATAAAGCTTAGCTAACTAGGTTCAGCTCAGCATGTGACGTGCGTCAGTTTTCGTGCGACAGGATTTGCATGTAAGGAAATATGGGCTATGAAGACTTTTTTGCCATCAGCTTAATAATTTTACTAATATTCCTTAATGTTTGCAACAGAAATGTTCAAGTTCAACTCACCTTTctctaattattgaattataattaataaataaataaataacctaagAAAGCTTTTTGGCATTTGCTGCGGATTAATTTCATGCAGAACCGCATAACCAATAAGATCATAGTTCATAGGGGTATTTTCCTGATCACATCAGAATTTTCGGCTTATTATATAATGGCAGCATTATGCACTTGCCAACTAattaaaaactagtttttttcttaaat
This genomic stretch from Castanea sativa cultivar Marrone di Chiusa Pesio chromosome 1, ASM4071231v1 harbors:
- the LOC142622916 gene encoding ACT domain-containing protein ACR2 — encoded protein: MNKVYFPYFDPDFDKLLERINGPTCRVCIDNESMDDCTVVKVNSVNKQGLLLEVVQVLTDLNLTISKSYISSDAGWFMDVFHVKDEHGNKLTDQKLINYIKQAIGTTRETHNSAKAKTYANMVFSHEPSNNNEHTVIEMSGTDRPGLFSELSAALADLHCNIVEAHAWSHNGRLACVAYISDQSTHTPIEDPNRLASIEDHLTTVLRATITPTPTTNQPNQQEAKTADFLGGEGTVTNVERRLHQLMLSVRDFEGPPSRTVSLPTTPTDSESDEEAGMKTTVKIESCDEKGYSIVNIECKDRPRLMFDTVCTLTDMQYVIFHASINSDGGYAFQEYFIRHLDGCAMSTECEKERVIKCLEAAIERRVCEGVRLELCADNRVGLLSDITRVLRENGLTVVRADVETQGEKSINAFYVRDMSGNKVDMEFIESMKKEVGPIALQVKNDTIRPSSPERSRFSFSHMLKDQIEWFSNNFITIK